Sequence from the Candidatus Caldatribacterium sp. genome:
CCCTGGTCCACTGAATGTCCTTTGCCTGGATGTCCCGAGCGGTGACGTCGTTGAAGCAGGTGTACCCGAGGATGTAGTCGTGGACTTCACTTCTTTTGACCCGGAAAGCTCTCTTGCGGATGACTACCGCAAGCTCTGCCTCGTAATCTACCCGCTGGGAGTGAGGCGGTAGAAGAATCGGTTCGTTCGGTCCAATGACTGATGTTGAGGGCTTGAGGAAGAGGATGGGGTTCTCGGGGACGGGTGAGTTGAGCTCGGCGATATGGTCTTTGTAGTTGAGACCGACGGCAACGATTTTGCTCGGACGGACCGGAGGAAGGATGCGAAGGTCCTTGAGAAAGAATTTCTTTCCCGTCCTCTTTGCCTCTCCGAAGGGAGAGGTGATTTCGGCAACAGTATCTCCCTCCTCGAGAACCCCCCAGCTTGGAGTATTCCGATCAGGGCAGAGAAAGCGAAGGATTTTCACGACGCATCCGCTCCTTCAAGTAGAAGTACTCTTTCATACGGGAGAGGAAAGGAATCTTTGTGAAACACAGTTTCTTTGCAAACTGCACAACCTGCGGAATGGCATGGAGGCCCCGGTAGGCTTCAAAGTACGCCCTGAAAAGGAGCCGACGGAGTTCCTGAGGCTTCAGGGTGTCAAGCTGCACCACCGGATGGGCTCCATCAAAAAGGGACCACGGGAGGTTGAGGACGCGACGCTCTTTTGTGAGCTCTTCAAAGAGCGCCGTTCCAGGGAAGGGGGTAAGGAGCGAGAACTGAACGATATCTGGGCGAATCTTTCGGGCAAACTCAATGGTCTTCTGGACGGTGGCCCTGGTCTCTCGAAGCCCTCCAAGGATGAAGGAACCCCAGCTCTTTACCCCGTACCTGCGGAGGATTTCTACGGCTTTTCTCGCTACCTCGGTCGTGAGCTGCTTCCCGTAATCTTCAAGGATAGCTTTTTCGGCGCTCTCAAGCCCAAGGTACACCATGCGCAGGCCAGCTTTGGCCATTTTTCTCACCAGGGTCTCGTACCGGACAATGGTATCGGCTCGGGAAAAGCACCACCATTTGAGCTTTAGGCTCTTCCGTTCCATCTCGTCGCAGAGGTACTCCACCCGCTTGGGGTCAAGGGTGAAGTTATCATCCACGAAGGCGATGGCCCGGAACCCAAAGTCAAAGTAGAGAATCTCAAGTTCTCTGAGGATGTTCTCCGGGGAACGGGCTCG
This genomic interval carries:
- a CDS encoding fumarylacetoacetate hydrolase family protein → MKILRFLCPDRNTPSWGVLEEGDTVAEITSPFGEAKRTGKKFFLKDLRILPPVRPSKIVAVGLNYKDHIAELNSPVPENPILFLKPSTSVIGPNEPILLPPHSQRVDYEAELAVVIRKRAFRVKRSEVHDYILGYTCFNDVTARDIQAKDIQWTRAKSFDTFAPLGPWIETEINPADCTVRSFVNGVLRQEGNTRMLLFPVEELVAFISEVMTLLPGDVIATGTPQGVGPLAPGDVVEVEVEGIGTLRNPVAVR
- a CDS encoding radical SAM protein; its protein translation is MRVLLVQPPSPGIYDFIGLKLPPLGLAYLAASCRKRHTVAIVDLQVEEKKRFQEELKRCDLVGITATTSTFPEALKIAREAKNAGRIVVMGGYHATFQDEETLRSRLVDCVVRGEGEEIFVLLLDALENGVSLDAVPGISFLRDDALIRTPSPLPPQDLDALPFPARDLLKLSKYWMTQLEGEPLVNVVTSRGCPFACTFCASSHFSGKKWRARSPENILRELEILYFDFGFRAIAFVDDNFTLDPKRVEYLCDEMERKSLKLKWWCFSRADTIVRYETLVRKMAKAGLRMVYLGLESAEKAILEDYGKQLTTEVARKAVEILRRYGVKSWGSFILGGLRETRATVQKTIEFARKIRPDIVQFSLLTPFPGTALFEELTKERRVLNLPWSLFDGAHPVVQLDTLKPQELRRLLFRAYFEAYRGLHAIPQVVQFAKKLCFTKIPFLSRMKEYFYLKERMRRENPSLSLP